The Methylobacterium sp. PvR107 genome contains a region encoding:
- a CDS encoding cobalt-precorrin-6A reductase — MRILILGGTGEASALARSLAGRPDLSVVLSLAGRTAAPKAEPVSTRVGGFGGSDGLARYLGAEGIDRLVDATHPFAATISANAARAAALTEVPLLAIRRPAWCRSTGDLWNEVDTMEQAVAALGPKSRRVFLTIGRQEAGAFAAAPQHRYLARTVEPLGDLLPVPHLTALEARGPFDADSEIALMRANGIEIVVSKNSGGAATYGKIAAARDLAIPVVMVRRPEKPDVPNVPDAEGARRWLGLCDHAAPSTLRAV, encoded by the coding sequence ATGCGGATCTTGATCCTCGGCGGGACCGGCGAGGCGAGCGCCCTCGCGCGGTCTCTCGCCGGCCGGCCTGACCTGTCCGTTGTGCTGTCGCTGGCAGGCCGGACCGCCGCGCCGAAGGCTGAGCCCGTGTCGACCCGCGTCGGCGGTTTCGGGGGATCCGATGGGTTGGCCCGATACCTTGGCGCCGAGGGCATCGATCGCTTGGTCGATGCGACCCATCCGTTCGCCGCAACTATCTCCGCCAACGCCGCGCGCGCGGCCGCGCTGACGGAGGTGCCGCTCCTCGCGATCCGCCGTCCGGCCTGGTGCCGGAGCACCGGCGACCTCTGGAACGAAGTCGACACCATGGAGCAGGCCGTTGCCGCCCTGGGGCCGAAATCCCGGCGCGTGTTCCTGACGATCGGCCGCCAGGAAGCGGGAGCCTTCGCGGCGGCGCCGCAGCACAGATATCTGGCCCGCACCGTCGAGCCGCTGGGCGACCTGCTGCCGGTACCGCATCTGACCGCGCTCGAGGCGCGCGGCCCCTTCGACGCGGACTCCGAAATCGCGCTGATGCGCGCCAACGGCATCGAGATCGTCGTCAGCAAGAATTCCGGTGGCGCCGCGACCTACGGCAAGATCGCGGCGGCGCGCGATCTGGCGATTCCCGTGGTCATGGTTCGTCGGCCCGAGAAGCCCGATGTGCCGAACGTCCCGGATGCCGAGGGCGCACGCCGATGGCTGGGATTGTGCGATCACGCCGCCCCCTCGACCTTGCGCGCGGTGTAG
- the cobJ gene encoding precorrin-3B C(17)-methyltransferase: MSGSVTVVGLGPGDPSLLTESARRALDAAEDLVGYFPYVARVPERPGLVRHASDNRVEVDRARHALQLGAGGRRVAVVSGGDPGVFAMAAALFEAVEHGEPGWRDLAITVEPGITAMLAAAARLGAPLGGDFCALSLSDNLKPWPVVTARLEAVLRADLVVALYNPISSARPWQLGAALEIAAGIRAPETPVMFARAISRPDEAIRVATLAEARDVPADMATMVILGASTTRLIPRDGRPPFVYTARKVEGAA; encoded by the coding sequence TTGAGCGGAAGCGTCACGGTCGTCGGCCTCGGCCCGGGCGATCCGAGTCTGCTGACTGAATCCGCACGTCGTGCCCTGGACGCCGCCGAGGATCTGGTCGGCTACTTTCCCTATGTCGCGCGCGTGCCCGAGCGTCCGGGCCTCGTCCGGCATGCCAGCGACAACCGGGTCGAGGTCGACCGTGCCCGCCACGCGCTGCAGCTTGGGGCCGGGGGCCGACGGGTGGCGGTCGTCTCCGGGGGCGACCCCGGAGTCTTCGCGATGGCGGCGGCGTTGTTCGAGGCGGTGGAGCACGGCGAGCCCGGCTGGCGCGACCTCGCGATCACGGTCGAGCCGGGGATTACCGCCATGCTGGCGGCGGCGGCACGGCTGGGAGCGCCATTGGGGGGCGATTTCTGCGCCCTGTCGCTGTCGGACAACCTGAAGCCCTGGCCTGTGGTGACGGCCCGGCTGGAGGCCGTGCTTCGGGCGGATCTCGTCGTCGCGCTCTACAACCCGATCTCGTCCGCTCGGCCCTGGCAGCTCGGGGCCGCGCTCGAGATCGCGGCCGGGATCCGTGCCCCCGAAACGCCCGTGATGTTCGCCCGCGCCATCAGCCGGCCCGATGAGGCGATCCGGGTCGCGACGCTCGCCGAGGCCCGCGACGTGCCGGCCGACATGGCAACGATGGTCATCCTCGGCGCCTCGACCACGCGCCTGATCCCCCGGGACGGCCGTCCCCCCTTCGTCTACACCGCGCGCAAGGTCGAGGGGGCGGCGTGA
- a CDS encoding precorrin-2 C(20)-methyltransferase — protein MDGFERLDAPAEEIPAVAVTGMLYGVGMGPGDPELLTVKAQRILMRAPVLVHFCKRGKRGNARTIADAILRDPDREMALAYPYTTEIHPEHPDYVAALAAFYDDAAGQLADHLGAGRDVAILSEGDPFFYGSFMHLWRRLKDRFPVEVVPGVTGMSGCWTRAGTPITWGDDVLTVLPATLSLDALTERLSGTDAAVVMKLGRHLPKVRAALAAAGLLERAVYVERGTMAGERVVRLADKADDDAPYFSMVLLPGEGRRP, from the coding sequence ATGGACGGGTTCGAACGTCTGGACGCGCCTGCCGAAGAGATCCCGGCTGTGGCGGTGACCGGCATGCTCTACGGGGTCGGCATGGGCCCTGGCGATCCGGAATTGCTGACCGTGAAGGCACAGCGGATCCTGATGCGCGCGCCGGTGCTGGTGCATTTCTGCAAGCGCGGGAAGCGCGGCAATGCCCGCACCATCGCGGACGCGATTCTCCGCGACCCCGATCGCGAGATGGCGCTGGCCTATCCCTACACCACCGAGATTCACCCGGAGCATCCCGACTACGTCGCCGCGCTCGCGGCGTTCTACGACGATGCGGCCGGGCAGCTTGCGGACCATCTCGGCGCCGGACGCGACGTGGCGATTCTGTCGGAGGGTGATCCGTTCTTCTACGGTTCGTTCATGCACCTCTGGCGGCGCCTGAAGGACCGCTTCCCTGTGGAAGTGGTGCCAGGCGTGACCGGCATGTCCGGCTGCTGGACCCGGGCGGGGACCCCGATCACCTGGGGCGACGACGTGCTCACGGTTCTGCCGGCGACTCTGTCGCTCGATGCGCTCACCGAGCGCCTGAGCGGGACCGACGCCGCGGTCGTCATGAAGCTGGGGCGGCATCTGCCCAAGGTGCGCGCGGCGCTGGCGGCCGCGGGGCTGCTCGAGCGGGCGGTCTATGTCGAGCGCGGCACCATGGCGGGCGAGCGGGTCGTGCGGCTCGCCGACAAGGCTGACGACGACGCCCCGTATTTCTCGATGGTGCTGCTGCCCGGTGAGGGGCGGCGGCCTTGA
- a CDS encoding precorrin-8X methylmutase: MSASQNALRQTGSEPAAAHEPPSRYDYVRDGGAIYARSFAMIRAEADLARWSGAAERVVVRMIHACGMTDLPADVEMSPDFAEVGVAALQAGAPILCDVRMVADGVTRARLPAGNKVICTLGDPRVPDLAKQLGTTRSAAAMELWREHLPGSVVAVGNAPTALFRLLELLDAGVRPPAAIIGIPVGFVGAAESKDALARDGRVPFVVVHGRRGGSAMTAAAVNALASEVE, from the coding sequence ATGAGCGCGAGCCAGAACGCCCTGCGCCAGACAGGATCGGAGCCGGCCGCGGCCCACGAGCCCCCGTCCCGCTACGATTACGTCCGTGATGGCGGCGCGATCTACGCCCGTTCCTTCGCGATGATCCGGGCCGAGGCCGACCTCGCGCGCTGGTCAGGCGCGGCCGAGCGCGTCGTCGTACGCATGATCCACGCCTGCGGCATGACCGACCTGCCTGCGGACGTGGAGATGTCTCCGGATTTCGCCGAAGTCGGCGTCGCGGCGCTCCAGGCCGGCGCACCGATCCTGTGCGATGTGCGCATGGTGGCCGACGGCGTCACGCGGGCGCGGCTGCCGGCCGGCAATAAGGTCATCTGCACGCTCGGCGACCCGCGCGTGCCGGATCTGGCGAAACAGCTCGGCACCACCCGATCGGCCGCCGCCATGGAGCTTTGGCGCGAGCACCTTCCGGGCAGCGTGGTGGCGGTGGGCAACGCGCCGACCGCTCTGTTCCGCCTGCTGGAGCTGCTTGACGCGGGGGTGAGGCCCCCGGCCGCAATCATCGGGATTCCCGTCGGCTTCGTCGGAGCCGCCGAGTCCAAGGACGCGCTCGCTCGGGACGGCCGCGTTCCCTTCGTGGTGGTCCATGGTCGGCGGGGCGGCAGCGCTATGACGGCTGCCGCGGTCAACGCCCTCGCCAGCGAGGTCGAGTGA
- the cobG gene encoding precorrin-3B synthase: MSAPARQHRRALPEASSRRGWCPGLARPMPTGDGLLARVHPPLGVLTCDQARAVAEGARRFGNGHMDFTARANLQIRGVSDTTRRPLARLLETAGLGDVRTDGGPQRLTLTSPLAGCDSTERLDVPVLAHAIEAAGRAIPGLPAKTLVVVEGRPDVTLPDADCFVAASVADTVVIAAATTEGRRDFVTCGEHEAPPLVAALLAAFARTGHRRMRDLSDEELEALVETLHALRQAKDPPLKADRRRGSNTRDGKPFAPNAGLRTIAGHHVIAIDAPFGRCSAASLDRVVRMADVIGADAIRLSPTRGFVLRAAPGTDAAPLLAALADAFIVTPDDPRRGIDACTGAPGCASGSTPTLVDAARLADALRSLEMPPLAVHVSGCAKGCARPAPADLTLVGRAGLYGAIIGRAPGDEPALYLPIEAVLERLGRAKTVGLAAAFAPDTDSMVCGRTRRPA, translated from the coding sequence ATGAGCGCCCCCGCGCGCCAGCACCGCCGGGCCCTGCCCGAGGCCTCTTCCCGACGTGGCTGGTGCCCGGGTCTCGCCCGCCCGATGCCCACCGGTGACGGTCTCCTCGCGCGCGTGCACCCGCCGCTCGGTGTGCTCACCTGCGATCAGGCACGCGCCGTGGCGGAGGGCGCACGCCGGTTCGGCAACGGCCATATGGACTTCACGGCCCGCGCCAATCTGCAGATCCGCGGCGTGTCCGACACGACCCGCAGGCCCCTGGCCCGCCTGCTGGAAACGGCTGGGCTCGGCGACGTGCGCACCGACGGCGGTCCGCAGCGACTGACGCTCACGAGTCCGCTCGCCGGCTGCGACTCGACCGAACGGCTCGATGTGCCGGTGCTGGCCCACGCCATCGAGGCTGCGGGCCGAGCTATTCCGGGTCTCCCGGCCAAGACCCTCGTGGTCGTCGAGGGTCGCCCGGATGTGACGCTGCCGGACGCGGATTGCTTCGTCGCTGCTTCCGTCGCGGATACCGTTGTGATCGCGGCCGCGACTACTGAGGGCCGGCGCGACTTCGTCACCTGCGGGGAGCACGAGGCCCCTCCCCTGGTGGCGGCGCTCCTGGCCGCCTTCGCACGCACCGGTCACCGCCGGATGCGCGACCTGTCGGACGAGGAACTCGAGGCGCTCGTGGAAACTCTGCACGCGCTCCGTCAGGCGAAGGATCCGCCTCTCAAGGCGGATCGTCGGCGCGGCAGCAACACCCGGGACGGCAAGCCTTTCGCACCCAATGCCGGTCTCCGAACGATAGCGGGTCATCACGTCATCGCCATCGATGCGCCTTTCGGCCGGTGCAGCGCAGCCTCCCTCGACCGTGTCGTGCGGATGGCGGATGTGATCGGCGCGGACGCGATCCGCCTCTCGCCGACGCGCGGTTTCGTCCTGCGCGCTGCACCCGGCACGGACGCTGCACCGCTCCTGGCTGCGCTCGCGGACGCGTTCATCGTCACGCCCGACGATCCCCGGCGCGGGATCGATGCCTGCACGGGCGCACCGGGCTGCGCCTCCGGATCCACGCCGACGCTGGTGGATGCGGCGCGTCTGGCGGACGCGTTGCGATCGTTGGAGATGCCGCCGCTCGCCGTGCACGTCTCCGGCTGCGCCAAGGGCTGCGCCCGGCCGGCGCCGGCCGACCTGACCCTGGTCGGCCGGGCGGGCCTGTATGGCGCCATCATCGGGCGCGCCCCCGGCGATGAGCCGGCGCTCTATCTCCCTATCGAGGCGGTGCTGGAGCGGTTAGGAAGAGCCAAGACTGTCGGGCTCGCCGCCGCGTTCGCGCCGGATACAGACTCGATGGTGTGCGGGAGGACCAGGAGACCGGCATGA
- the cobN gene encoding cobaltochelatase subunit CobN: MHLVRIDTVSLDDGEAAVDLGQEPGDLVVLSFTDSDLAGIGQAHAAEPGLPSLRLAKLSRLRHPLSVDLYVERVVAHAKVVVIRCLGGLDYWRYGVERCAEAARAHGVVLAVLPGDDRPDPRLAAFSTDLDLAARCDAYFRAGGPDNLRRMLRLLATRAGADLAIEPPEPLPRGFPWCAGCGVLPLDRAVAAAASAVPLAGSPMPDTPVALLVIYRSAVLGGDTAPYLALTEALRARGIGVLPMAVSSLKEPVAAAAVAEAVRARRPDLVIAATAFSAREDGLDFVLDGADCPVLQAFTVGSSRAAWEVSARGMGAADLAMQVALPEFDGRLSGFPISFKEEAPEIAGFAERRAVPYAAGIAALAERAAGWLRLAALPRSQRRVALVLSDYPARGGRAGFAVGLDTPESARMIAADLAEAGYAASGLPDSGALMIALTGGAAAFCVPLADYAAWLAGLPEDTRAALTDAWGQPDADPGCVGGAFRFRVVEGAPEAAEGRLAVFLQPDRGRDPDRKAGYHDPERVPTHAYLAFHLGLRRHFDVLVQLGTHGTTEWLPGKAVALAPSCFPALCVGSLPVVYPFIVDDPGEAAPLKRRLGGIALGHLTPATTAHDLPPEAARLRELVEEYSAASVLDPRRAALIARAILEDAEAAGLLDGAGIGPETAMDEALTRLDAHLCDLGETVFRDGLHIFGRAAGGASDAASSCATGERTGLLTALDGRFVAPGPAGSPSRGRADVLPTGRNLATLDPRAIPSRAAASLGERAAAAVVTRYLQDEGAYPARIVMDLWASPTLRTGGEDVAHALALMGVRPVWDHASTRVTGFEVLPLALLDRPRIDVTVRVSGAFRDTFPDTLALLDRAARAVADRDETDDENPLAAARRRGETAARVYGAAPGRYGAGTAATALDGAWDARSVLGRAYLSASGHAYGDREGPDADFAARVAAADAYLHAFDVAERDLFDGDAAVDAMGGFAAAASLGGGSPKLYSLDVSVPERPKTRTAQEDATRLIGGRLADPRWIAAQMRHGYRGAQELAQGLDAVFVLAATSDAVTDAGFDRLYAAWIADADVFERLRAANPAATKAILERFDEARDRGLWHSRRNALPADALMPEAAE, encoded by the coding sequence ATGCATCTCGTGCGCATCGATACCGTCTCGCTCGACGATGGCGAGGCGGCGGTGGATCTCGGGCAGGAGCCCGGAGATCTCGTCGTGCTGTCCTTCACCGACAGCGACCTCGCGGGGATCGGGCAGGCACATGCCGCCGAGCCCGGTCTGCCGAGCCTGCGCCTCGCCAAGCTCTCCAGGCTGCGGCATCCGCTCTCGGTCGACCTCTACGTCGAGCGCGTGGTGGCGCACGCCAAGGTGGTGGTGATCCGCTGCCTCGGCGGGCTCGATTACTGGCGCTACGGCGTCGAGCGCTGCGCCGAGGCGGCGCGGGCACACGGCGTCGTCCTGGCGGTGCTGCCGGGCGACGACCGGCCCGATCCGCGGCTCGCCGCCTTCTCCACCGACCTCGATCTCGCCGCGCGGTGCGACGCCTATTTCCGCGCCGGCGGTCCTGACAACTTGCGCCGGATGCTGCGGTTGCTGGCCACCCGGGCCGGCGCCGATCTGGCGATCGAGCCGCCCGAGCCGTTGCCGCGCGGTTTTCCCTGGTGTGCAGGCTGCGGCGTGCTCCCCCTCGACCGAGCCGTCGCGGCCGCCGCGAGCGCCGTGCCGCTCGCGGGTTCACCGATGCCGGACACACCCGTGGCCCTGCTCGTGATCTATCGATCCGCCGTGCTGGGCGGCGATACCGCGCCGTACCTCGCGCTCACTGAAGCCCTGCGCGCGCGCGGGATCGGCGTGCTGCCGATGGCGGTGTCGAGCTTGAAAGAGCCGGTCGCTGCAGCCGCGGTCGCGGAGGCCGTGCGGGCGCGCAGGCCCGATCTGGTCATCGCCGCTACGGCCTTCTCGGCCCGCGAGGACGGCCTCGATTTCGTGCTCGACGGCGCCGATTGTCCGGTCCTTCAGGCGTTTACGGTCGGCTCGTCGCGGGCGGCCTGGGAAGTCTCGGCCCGGGGCATGGGCGCGGCCGATCTCGCCATGCAGGTGGCGTTGCCGGAATTCGACGGACGGCTTTCGGGCTTCCCGATCTCCTTCAAGGAGGAGGCCCCTGAGATCGCGGGCTTTGCGGAGCGGCGGGCGGTCCCCTACGCCGCCGGGATCGCGGCGCTCGCCGAACGGGCCGCCGGTTGGCTGCGCCTTGCCGCCCTGCCCCGCTCGCAGCGACGCGTGGCCCTTGTCCTGTCCGACTATCCGGCGCGCGGCGGAAGGGCCGGCTTTGCCGTGGGCCTCGATACGCCCGAGAGCGCGCGGATGATCGCCGCCGATCTGGCCGAAGCCGGCTACGCGGCAAGCGGGCTTCCGGATTCCGGAGCCCTGATGATCGCACTCACGGGGGGCGCTGCGGCGTTCTGCGTGCCGCTCGCCGACTACGCGGCTTGGCTCGCCGGGCTCCCCGAGGACACGCGCGCCGCGCTCACCGACGCGTGGGGTCAACCCGACGCCGACCCCGGCTGCGTAGGTGGAGCATTCCGGTTCCGCGTGGTCGAGGGCGCGCCGGAGGCGGCCGAGGGTCGCCTCGCCGTCTTTCTCCAGCCGGATCGCGGGCGCGATCCCGACCGGAAAGCCGGCTATCACGATCCGGAGCGCGTCCCGACCCACGCCTATCTGGCGTTCCATCTCGGGCTGCGGCGGCATTTCGACGTGCTGGTCCAGCTCGGCACGCATGGGACGACCGAATGGTTGCCGGGCAAGGCCGTGGCGCTCGCGCCCAGCTGCTTCCCCGCTCTCTGCGTGGGTAGCCTTCCGGTGGTCTACCCGTTCATTGTCGATGATCCGGGTGAGGCTGCCCCGCTCAAGCGCCGCCTGGGCGGGATCGCGCTCGGTCATCTGACGCCGGCGACCACCGCGCACGACTTGCCGCCTGAGGCCGCGCGCCTGCGCGAGTTGGTGGAGGAATATTCCGCCGCAAGCGTCCTCGATCCGCGCCGGGCCGCGCTCATCGCCCGCGCCATCTTGGAGGATGCCGAAGCCGCCGGGCTCCTCGACGGTGCCGGCATCGGCCCGGAAACCGCAATGGACGAGGCGCTGACCCGGCTCGACGCCCATCTCTGCGACCTCGGCGAGACCGTCTTCCGCGACGGCCTGCATATTTTCGGGCGCGCGGCCGGCGGGGCTTCGGACGCGGCTTCGTCCTGCGCGACCGGCGAGCGCACCGGGCTGCTGACGGCCCTCGACGGCCGGTTCGTCGCGCCCGGTCCCGCCGGGTCACCGTCGCGCGGGCGCGCAGACGTGCTGCCCACCGGCCGGAACCTCGCCACCCTCGATCCCCGCGCGATCCCGAGCCGCGCTGCGGCGAGCCTCGGCGAGCGGGCGGCCGCGGCGGTCGTGACCCGCTACCTCCAGGACGAGGGCGCCTATCCCGCGCGGATCGTCATGGATCTCTGGGCCTCCCCGACCCTGCGCACCGGCGGGGAGGATGTGGCGCACGCCCTGGCGCTGATGGGCGTGCGGCCGGTCTGGGACCATGCCAGCACCCGGGTCACCGGGTTCGAGGTGCTGCCGCTCGCCCTGCTCGACCGGCCCCGGATCGACGTGACGGTACGAGTCTCCGGGGCATTCCGCGATACGTTCCCCGACACTCTCGCGCTGCTCGACCGGGCCGCACGGGCGGTGGCCGACCGCGACGAGACGGACGACGAGAATCCATTGGCGGCCGCCCGGCGTCGCGGCGAGACGGCCGCCCGGGTCTACGGGGCGGCGCCGGGTCGGTACGGGGCCGGAACGGCGGCCACCGCGCTTGACGGCGCCTGGGACGCGCGCAGCGTTCTTGGACGTGCCTACCTGTCGGCCAGCGGTCACGCCTACGGCGACCGCGAAGGACCGGACGCGGATTTCGCCGCCCGAGTTGCGGCAGCGGACGCCTACCTGCACGCCTTCGACGTGGCCGAGCGCGATCTGTTCGACGGCGATGCCGCAGTGGATGCAATGGGCGGATTCGCGGCGGCGGCCTCCCTCGGGGGCGGCAGCCCGAAACTCTACAGCCTCGACGTCTCTGTGCCGGAGCGGCCGAAGACGCGCACCGCCCAGGAGGACGCGACGCGTCTCATCGGCGGGCGGCTCGCCGATCCGCGCTGGATCGCCGCGCAGATGCGCCACGGCTACCGGGGGGCGCAGGAGCTGGCACAGGGTCTCGACGCGGTCTTCGTCCTCGCCGCGACGAGCGACGCCGTGACCGATGCCGGTTTCGACCGGCTCTACGCCGCCTGGATTGCCGACGCGGACGTCTTCGAACGTTTACGCGCCGCCAATCCCGCGGCGACGAAGGCGATTCTGGAGCGCTTTGATGAGGCGCGAGACCGCGGCCTCTGGCACAGCCGCCGCAACGCCCTCCCGGCCGACGCTCTGATGCCGGAGGCGGCGGAATGA
- the cobW gene encoding cobalamin biosynthesis protein CobW, with amino-acid sequence MTLVNKIPCTIVTGFLGAGKTTLVRHVVENAKGRRLAILVNEFGDVGFDKSFLAACGVEGCTEESIVELPNGCICCTVADDFVPALETLLSRAEPPEHILIETSGLALPKPLVQAFQWPAIRSRVTVDGVVAVVDGPAVAAGAFAEDPEALAAQRAADQSVDHDNPLEEVFEDQLLCADLVVLNKADLIDAATRARVRREVEGHLPRAVKVVETENGAIDPRVLLGLGAAAEDDLASRPSHHGEGEDHDHDDFETVALSLRPALTAADLAARVEKAAEAGGVLRIKGFAEVEGKPMRLVVQGVGRRVAHHFDRPWRAGEPRDGKLVVIGLKGFDQGAVAAALAG; translated from the coding sequence ATGACCCTCGTGAACAAGATCCCCTGCACTATCGTCACGGGCTTCCTCGGCGCCGGCAAGACGACGCTCGTTCGCCACGTCGTCGAGAATGCCAAGGGCCGTCGCCTCGCCATCCTGGTGAACGAGTTCGGCGATGTCGGCTTCGACAAGTCGTTCCTGGCCGCCTGCGGCGTCGAGGGTTGCACCGAAGAGTCCATCGTCGAGCTCCCGAACGGCTGCATCTGCTGCACCGTCGCGGACGATTTCGTTCCGGCACTGGAAACGCTGCTGTCCCGCGCCGAGCCGCCGGAGCACATCCTGATCGAGACCTCGGGTCTTGCCCTGCCGAAGCCCCTGGTCCAGGCCTTCCAGTGGCCGGCAATCCGCTCGCGGGTCACTGTGGACGGCGTCGTCGCGGTGGTCGATGGGCCGGCGGTTGCGGCCGGCGCCTTCGCGGAGGATCCGGAGGCTCTGGCCGCCCAGCGTGCGGCGGACCAGTCGGTCGATCACGACAATCCACTCGAGGAGGTGTTCGAGGATCAGCTTCTCTGCGCCGATCTCGTGGTGCTCAACAAGGCCGACCTGATCGATGCCGCGACCCGTGCCCGCGTCCGCCGCGAGGTCGAGGGGCATTTGCCCCGCGCCGTGAAGGTCGTGGAGACTGAGAACGGCGCCATCGACCCGCGCGTGCTGCTGGGCCTCGGCGCCGCGGCCGAGGACGATCTGGCCTCGCGGCCGTCGCACCACGGCGAGGGCGAGGATCACGACCACGATGATTTCGAGACCGTGGCGCTGTCGCTCCGCCCGGCCTTGACGGCAGCCGATCTTGCGGCCCGTGTCGAGAAGGCGGCCGAGGCCGGAGGGGTCCTGCGGATCAAGGGCTTTGCCGAGGTCGAAGGCAAGCCGATGCGCCTCGTTGTGCAGGGCGTCGGTCGGCGCGTGGCCCACCATTTCGACCGGCCCTGGCGGGCGGGCGAGCCCCGGGATGGCAAGCTCGTGGTGATCGGCCTGAAGGGCTTCGATCAGGGCGCGGTCGCCGCGGCGTTGGCGGGATGA
- a CDS encoding DUF1636 family protein — protein sequence MSETVLYVCTSCRREGDDPDGPRSGARLLDALRDRAGDAPHLRVEPVECLSVCKRPCTVAVASADRWTYVYGDMDPAASAETILAGLAAYAATPDGIVPWRERPAEFRKGVIARIPPFPEPRPRTAGTLEAAE from the coding sequence GTGTCTGAGACCGTCCTGTATGTCTGCACCTCCTGCCGCCGGGAGGGTGACGACCCGGACGGCCCCCGGTCCGGTGCGCGCCTGCTCGATGCGCTGCGGGACCGGGCCGGCGATGCCCCGCATCTGCGGGTCGAGCCGGTGGAATGCCTGTCGGTGTGCAAGCGGCCCTGCACGGTGGCAGTCGCCTCAGCCGATCGCTGGACCTACGTGTACGGCGACATGGATCCGGCGGCCTCCGCCGAGACCATCCTCGCCGGGCTCGCCGCCTACGCGGCGACCCCGGACGGCATCGTGCCCTGGCGCGAGCGTCCGGCCGAGTTCCGCAAGGGCGTGATCGCCCGCATCCCCCCTTTCCCCGAACCCCGCCCGCGCACCGCCGGCACCCTGGAGGCCGCGGAATGA
- a CDS encoding CbtA family protein, with the protein MIIRLLSAALAAGFLAAAVVTGLELTLTSPLIVAAERYEHKEPTHQAAIGLPIVLAHAGHDHAAPDAAPEWQPGEGLPRMAFTALATLVGGVGYALLLGAVMLACGRDPTPQVGLAFAVAGFASVALAPCLGLPPELPGSEAAPLAARQLWWVMTAAATGMGLYLIGVRRSLIAILGGLVLIVAPHTVGAPEAPAGASELPAALAAQFAARSLAISFVFWMLIGLGLGWAWQAFSREPAARAARV; encoded by the coding sequence ATGATCATCCGGCTTCTGTCGGCGGCGCTGGCCGCCGGCTTCCTCGCGGCTGCCGTCGTGACGGGGCTCGAGCTCACGCTGACCTCGCCGCTGATCGTGGCGGCCGAGCGTTACGAGCACAAGGAACCGACGCATCAGGCGGCGATCGGCCTCCCGATCGTGCTGGCTCATGCCGGGCACGACCATGCCGCGCCCGACGCGGCGCCGGAATGGCAGCCCGGCGAAGGGCTCCCGCGCATGGCGTTCACCGCACTCGCGACCCTAGTCGGTGGCGTCGGCTACGCCCTGCTGCTCGGCGCCGTGATGCTCGCCTGCGGGCGCGATCCGACCCCGCAGGTCGGCCTCGCCTTCGCGGTGGCAGGCTTCGCCAGCGTTGCCCTTGCGCCGTGCCTCGGCCTGCCGCCGGAACTGCCCGGCAGCGAGGCCGCGCCGCTCGCCGCGCGGCAGCTCTGGTGGGTCATGACCGCCGCCGCCACCGGGATGGGCCTCTACCTGATCGGTGTCCGGCGGTCGCTGATCGCGATCCTGGGCGGCCTCGTCCTGATCGTCGCGCCGCACACCGTCGGCGCACCCGAGGCACCGGCCGGAGCGTCCGAGCTGCCGGCCGCGCTGGCCGCACAATTCGCGGCCCGCTCGCTGGCCATCAGCTTCGTATTCTGGATGCTGATCGGGCTCGGCCTCGGCTGGGCCTGGCAGGCCTTCTCGCGTGAGCCGGCAGCGAGGGCGGCCCGTGTCTGA
- a CDS encoding CbtB domain-containing protein: MTTSTLAPVAAGTRSSERSVAVALAAFLGLGLLFMAGFSPAIALHNAAHDFRHTQNFPCH; encoded by the coding sequence ATGACCACCTCGACCCTCGCCCCAGTCGCCGCCGGCACCCGCTCGTCCGAGCGCTCGGTCGCCGTCGCGCTCGCGGCTTTCCTGGGCCTCGGCCTCCTGTTCATGGCGGGCTTCTCGCCGGCGATTGCGCTCCACAATGCGGCGCACGACTTCCGGCACACCCAGAACTTCCCCTGCCACTGA